A window of Pyrinomonadaceae bacterium genomic DNA:
GCCACAAATCGCGCGGCGTTTCATGACTATCACATTTCCGCGAAGTACGAGGCGGGCATAGCCCTGGTCGGGACGGAAGTGAAAAGCGTGCTCGATGGCCGAATCCAATTGAAAGAGTCCTACGTTGGGGTTCGTGAAGGCGAAGCGTGGCTGTTCAATGCGCATATCTCGCCGTATACGCACGGTAATTTTGCGAACCACGATCCCTTGCGCACACGCAAACTGCTGTTGCACCGGCGCGAGATCGACAAGCTTGACCAGGCGGCGGCCGCGGAGGGAATGACGCTCGTGGTCACGCGGGTCTATCTAAAGGGACGCAGGATTAAGTTCGAAATCGGAGTTGCTAAAGGCAAGAAGCTTTACGACAAACGGGAGACTGAACTGCGGCGCCTGGTCGATCGCGAGACACGCGCGCAGCTGAAACAAAGAAATCGATAAATGAGAGGCGCTTAATAAATGGACGTCAGAGGAACTTCACAATCAATCAATAAGATCGACGCGGACGCTATCGCAGTGGCGGTTTTCAAAGGCGAGAAGCCAGACGACGGTGTGCTTAAGACTTTGGACAAGGCGGTCGATCGGGCCATTACATCAATCATCAAGTCGGAAGAATTCTTAGCGAAGGAAGGCGAGACGGCCTACTTCCATCTCACCGATAGTGGGCTGCAGGCGAAGAGGTTACTTCTGATTGGTTGCGGCGAGCGCGGTGAGTATGGGCCGCGCCAAATTTCGCAGATGGGCGGCACGGCGACGCGTTTCCTGCGCAGCAAAGCCGCGAAGACGATCGCGATCGTTCCGCGCGCCGACGGTGATGTTGAGCGCGTCGCGCAGACGGTAATTGGCGGCGCCATCCTGGGACTGTTTGACCCGGACAAGTACCGCACGAGAGAAAAAGAAGATCGCCAGGTCGAACGATTCGATGTTGTGATCGAAGGCGCAGACCAAAAAGCCCTTCAGCGCGGCGCGGAGCGCGGGCGAATCATCGGCGAATCGGCGAATGTGACGCGTGACATGGCGAACGAGCCCGGCGGTTATCTCACGCCAACCGAAATGGCTGATCGCGCTAAGCAGATCGCGAAACAGTTCGGGCTTGCGATTGATGTGCTGGATCAGAAGCAGATCGAAAAGCTCGGCATGGGTTCGTTCCTTGGCGTCTCGCGCGGATCAGATGAGCCGCCGAAGCTGATCGTAATGAAGTACACCCCGGCGAAAAAGACCAAGTCGGACGGCTTGTTGGCCCTCGTCGGAAAGGGAATCACGTTCGATTCGGGCGGCATCTCTCTGAAGCCCGGCGAGAACATGGAATTGATGAAGTATGACATGAGCGGTGCGGCGACAGTCATCGGCACTATGCGTGCGATTGCGCAGCTGAAGCCGTCCATTCCGGTGCTGGGCGTGGCGCCCTGTTGCGAGAATCTTCCCTCGGGCAAAGCAACCAAGCCGGGCGATATCCTGCGCGCAATGACGGGGAAAACAATCGAAGTCATCAACACCGACGCCGAGGGTCGCTTGATTCTCGCGGACGCGATCGCCTACGCGAAGAAGCTCGGGGCCACTCAGATCATCGACATGGCGACTTTGACGGGCGCGGTTTCGATTGCGCTCGGCGACGTCAACACGGCCATCCTCGGGACCGATCAAAACTTGATAGATTCATTCATAGCTGCAGGCAAAGAAGTCGGCGAGCGCTTCTGGCAACTGCCGCTCGACAACGACTATACGAACCAAATTAAATCCGACATCGCGGACATCAAGAATGTGGGCGGCAAGAAAGCGGGCACGATCACAGCGACGGCGTTCCTGAAAGAATTCGCCGACGGAGTTTCGTGGGCGCATCTCGATATCGCGGGCACTGCCTGGGGCGACCCGGCCACGCCCTTTCGGTCTAAGGGACCAACCGGAGTTGCGGTGCGAACTTTGGTCGAGTTCATCGAACGCTCGGCCGCCCAGAACGCATCTTAAATTCGCCGCCTCGCGTCGAAGGATGCTAAAATCTCCCTGAAACTGAGGATTCGCTCGCGATCACGCGGCCAAAGCGAGCGCGTATCCTCTTGTTCCCCTACGATGATCAATTATTACCAGGTCCTCGGAGTTAAGCGTTCAGCGCCCGCCAGCGAGATTAAGTCCGCCTATCGAAAGCTGGCGCGCAAGCAGCATCCCGATGTAAATCGTGGTTCCGAAAAAGCTGCACGCGAGTTCGCACTGCTGTCGCTGGCCTATCACACACTAATCGATCCGCAAGAGCGGGCATTTCACGATCAGCAACTCGACAAAGGCACCCAGGCCGCTTCAATCCTGTATTCTGAGAATCCGCACGCGCAACGCGCACGTGAGATGCAGGCGCGTTGGGACCGCGTCGTAAATCAAATCCTCGAAAATGATCGGCGCGAGAGTATTGCTCGCCAAAGGGCCGTCTTTACGACGGTGTCGCTTTTTCTTTCGACCTTCTTCGTGGCCATGATCAAGCCCCCGCTGTGGCAGTCGTTCGGCGTGGTGGGTCGCGCGATTCTCGTGACGCTCTTTATGACTGGAGTGTGGCACCTGGCTCGCCGCCTGCGCGAATATTTTCGCCATTACACATACCGGCCACATGACATTCACTACTCAATTACCGAAGAAGAGAAGGCTGAGGCAAAACCATTCTCGAGATTCTCGGCTACCGCGTTTTTGTTGGGCGGCTATGTGGTCAGCCTGGGCATTGGTTTGTTGATCGGATGGCATTCACAGGATTTCTTTTCAGATTTGGCTCTTTTGTTTCGCCATGTTCCCAATGCGGTGGGCGCATCATCTTCAACAACGCTGCTTCTCATTTACGACTTGTTGTTTTACCCGCCGATCGCGGTCCTGATTATTGATACGCTGCACGCCGTCGCGTCACGAATCGATGCTGGTAATTAGCTGATGACAAACCACCGGAGGTCAAAACAGTGTGGACGAATGGCGGGTATCGTCACCGTTGTCACGTCCTGCATTGTGTTTACGACACTCACCGTCGGCCAGGAGAGCACGCGCCTGACACCGGTGCAGCGGGAAATCGAACGGCAACGCCAGCGGTTGGGATCGCTGGAAGTTGAGGAACGGCGGGACGCGTTGATGCGCCTGGAGAATCTGAAGCGGCCCGAAGCGTCACGCGCGGCAGCGGCTGCGTTGAATGACGCGAGTCCGACCGTTCGCGCTGCGGCAGCCCACGCAGTTATTTCTTTGCCCAACCACGAAGCCGCGACGTTGTTACTTCCGCTGCTGAAAGACAAAGGGGAGTTCGTGCGTCGCGAAATCGTCTTCGCGCTCGGTGAGACTCGCCATCCTTCTGCGGTTTCCCCTCTCGTTGATTTGTTGAATCGTGACAAGCAACGGTCGGTGCGCGCGGCGGCTGCGATCGCTTTGGGTGAGATCGGTGACGCCGCGGCGGTGCCCGCGCTCGCGCAGATCATCGCCGGCGACAGTTCAAAGAAGCAGAAGTCCAGGAGTGACGAAGAAGAATTCGTCGTCAGGTCAGCAGTGCGATCACTGGGGCAGATTGGCAGTCGCGCAGCGGTGCCGGTTTTGATCAGCGCGTTACAGAATGAATCGAACTCGATCGACACGCGACGTGAAGCCGCAACCGCGCTCGGCCGAATTGGCGATGATTCGGCCCTGCCGGCCTTGAACGCAGCCTTTCTAGCCAACGCTGATCCTTATCTTTCGGAAGCCGCCCGCCTCGCGGTCCGTCAAATCAACCGTGCAAAAGGAAAAGGCGCCGGAAATTAATCCGACGCCTTCGTAGTTCGCTTGTCGTGCGGAGTTAGCCTTCGGCGCGTTCGCCGCGACCCTGGCCTTTTTTCGCAGCTTTTGATTCCTTAACCTGCGGAATCGGCAAGCCGACGCTTCCGGACCGCGCCGCCAGGCTCTTCTCCTGGGCCGGCGCTTCCGGGATGTCCGTGATTAGCGCCCCACCGGACTGTTTCGAAAAGACCAGCCGTTTTGTATCCGAATTAAGCCCGACGAACACCAGGTCGCCCAGGCCAATCTGTCCCGTCGCCACCAGATTCGATAGCGGGTAAACGAGGAATCGCTCAACCGCGCGCTTCAGGTGACGGGCGCCGTATTTGTAGTCGATGCCTTCTTCCAGCAGCATGTCCTTCGCTTCGGTAGAGCACTGGAACACGAACTTGGTGCCGGCCGAAATCATGATGCGATCCTGCACCGCCTGCAATTCCAGATCGAGAATCGCGCGCAGATGATGCTCTTTGAGTGAGCGGAACACGACCACTTTGTCGATGCGGTTCATGAACTCAGGCGAGAACTTCCG
This region includes:
- a CDS encoding DnaJ domain-containing protein, with amino-acid sequence MINYYQVLGVKRSAPASEIKSAYRKLARKQHPDVNRGSEKAAREFALLSLAYHTLIDPQERAFHDQQLDKGTQAASILYSENPHAQRAREMQARWDRVVNQILENDRRESIARQRAVFTTVSLFLSTFFVAMIKPPLWQSFGVVGRAILVTLFMTGVWHLARRLREYFRHYTYRPHDIHYSITEEEKAEAKPFSRFSATAFLLGGYVVSLGIGLLIGWHSQDFFSDLALLFRHVPNAVGASSSTTLLLIYDLLFYPPIAVLIIDTLHAVASRIDAGN
- a CDS encoding HEAT repeat domain-containing protein; this translates as MAGIVTVVTSCIVFTTLTVGQESTRLTPVQREIERQRQRLGSLEVEERRDALMRLENLKRPEASRAAAAALNDASPTVRAAAAHAVISLPNHEAATLLLPLLKDKGEFVRREIVFALGETRHPSAVSPLVDLLNRDKQRSVRAAAAIALGEIGDAAAVPALAQIIAGDSSKKQKSRSDEEEFVVRSAVRSLGQIGSRAAVPVLISALQNESNSIDTRREAATALGRIGDDSALPALNAAFLANADPYLSEAARLAVRQINRAKGKGAGN
- a CDS encoding leucyl aminopeptidase, producing the protein MDVRGTSQSINKIDADAIAVAVFKGEKPDDGVLKTLDKAVDRAITSIIKSEEFLAKEGETAYFHLTDSGLQAKRLLLIGCGERGEYGPRQISQMGGTATRFLRSKAAKTIAIVPRADGDVERVAQTVIGGAILGLFDPDKYRTREKEDRQVERFDVVIEGADQKALQRGAERGRIIGESANVTRDMANEPGGYLTPTEMADRAKQIAKQFGLAIDVLDQKQIEKLGMGSFLGVSRGSDEPPKLIVMKYTPAKKTKSDGLLALVGKGITFDSGGISLKPGENMELMKYDMSGAATVIGTMRAIAQLKPSIPVLGVAPCCENLPSGKATKPGDILRAMTGKTIEVINTDAEGRLILADAIAYAKKLGATQIIDMATLTGAVSIALGDVNTAILGTDQNLIDSFIAAGKEVGERFWQLPLDNDYTNQIKSDIADIKNVGGKKAGTITATAFLKEFADGVSWAHLDIAGTAWGDPATPFRSKGPTGVAVRTLVEFIERSAAQNAS
- the smpB gene encoding SsrA-binding protein SmpB; translated protein: MATATAEKVLATNRAAFHDYHISAKYEAGIALVGTEVKSVLDGRIQLKESYVGVREGEAWLFNAHISPYTHGNFANHDPLRTRKLLLHRREIDKLDQAAAAEGMTLVVTRVYLKGRRIKFEIGVAKGKKLYDKRETELRRLVDRETRAQLKQRNR